A section of the Pleurocapsa minor HA4230-MV1 genome encodes:
- a CDS encoding response regulator, with translation MKILVVEDDNYIAQFMTTILGKQQHYIVDVAPDGQNGWELATAFSYDLILLDIMLPEIDGINLCQQLRQEGCHTPILMITAKDSETDKVKGLDAGADDYLVKPFNFQELLARIRALLRRGNTSLPTVLEWGLLRLDPSSCQVTYDNQVLHVTAKEYALLELFLRNGQRVFSRSVIVDLLWNLEEPPQEDTIKSYIKSLRQKLKAAGAPSDLIETVYGLGYHLKLLKKESAEPDLNEMKQQILSAVAEFRDALKGGISDRLSVIDLAIQALGRNKLSRQLRQKAEQEAHKLAGALGCAGFIEGSRIAQEIETLLGKQNCYDQTQFLSLSKLIQELHCQIEIAPTHFIGIEAIST, from the coding sequence ATGAAAATTTTGGTAGTTGAGGATGATAATTATATAGCCCAATTTATGACTACGATACTGGGCAAACAACAGCATTATATAGTCGATGTCGCTCCTGATGGTCAAAATGGCTGGGAATTGGCGACTGCATTTAGTTATGACTTAATTTTGCTCGATATCATGTTGCCAGAAATAGATGGAATTAACCTGTGTCAACAATTACGCCAAGAAGGTTGTCATACACCTATTTTGATGATTACGGCAAAAGATAGCGAAACCGACAAGGTGAAAGGGTTAGATGCAGGTGCAGATGATTATTTAGTTAAACCCTTCAATTTTCAAGAGTTATTGGCTAGAATTCGCGCTTTACTGCGTCGAGGAAATACATCTTTGCCGACGGTATTGGAATGGGGTCTTTTACGGCTCGATCCTAGTAGCTGTCAAGTTACCTATGACAATCAAGTTTTGCACGTTACAGCCAAAGAATATGCCTTATTGGAGCTTTTTCTCAGGAACGGTCAGCGCGTTTTCAGTCGTAGTGTGATCGTCGATCTTTTATGGAATTTAGAAGAGCCTCCTCAAGAAGATACGATTAAGTCTTACATTAAAAGCTTAAGGCAAAAACTCAAAGCAGCAGGTGCGCCAAGTGATTTGATTGAAACGGTGTATGGTTTGGGTTATCATTTAAAACTACTGAAAAAAGAGTCAGCCGAGCCAGATCTCAACGAGATGAAACAACAAATTTTATCAGCAGTAGCTGAATTTCGAGACGCTCTTAAAGGGGGAATTAGCGATCGCCTCTCAGTAATAGATTTAGCAATTCAAGCTTTAGGTCGAAATAAACTAAGTCGGCAATTACGGCAAAAAGCAGAACAGGAAGCTCATAAGTTAGCAGGTGCGTTAGGTTGTGCTGGTTTTATCGAAGGGTCACGAATAGCGCAAGAAATAGAGACACTGCTTGGGAAACAAAATTGCTACGATCAAACCCAGTTTCTAAGCTTATCTAAACTTATCCAAGAATTACATTGTCAAATTGAAATTGCTCCAACTCATTTTATTGGAATAGAAGCTATATCGACATAG
- a CDS encoding translocation/assembly module TamB domain-containing protein — protein sequence MTLFKKPSTIAIGSIILAFGVLGCIGTRWVVTKKLPPFLEQQLNKSLERPIDLGDVESFSLNSITFDKSTVSVNDEDPDYATIDRVKVAFNLLPVLFRGVLPLEVTLIDPDIYLKQDKNGSWLELPSGSSEGGGLPIDFDITVAIESGEVALLTNEKPNPINLQVDGEVNYNQAQPQDLRYDLETEIGEATANIAGKTSIETGQTKTQILVQDLFLSKVIPLLPNNLPINLQNGELNANLNINIPSFKKINNTRIQGTLNLQQIKAKTEQLDKPIKARSRLRFQGEKVKINNTQASIGDIVARVDGRIHWKKGYDVDITVPSFALKKLLNIAPVRSPVDVTGVIKADLKLSGAITKPLLQGTIGNTQPVTIAETKLNTVEAELAASLEKIVLEDLSIIPAAGGKITGQGLVQTNVGDAQKSAMPLGFKLQAQLPAEELLQPYFANSVPFNVDRVTAVAIVDGTVAQPEVLVNWQAPSVNTTSKTDLSGTGEILYDDSILTVRDTNLKVNSGEINLSGTANLAENNWQAVLDANNVTLNPFLQPLVSEQLQLNELVALETGTVRLNGKFAPQALNTIDGVANLNLDVGSGDVSLRSGIDSGNLNIAANAINIPASNFLTNVELAEPIDAQFDLSADLNSIAANQVTVKTNNVAVQVGEQSLEAEGEIVLSNLAKNFDIANVDLNLQANSNLNTLPNELLDNIAANNQLIAENFDLAGNAAFTGRLRGQNLLTQSLNPGNLNLTGNLRLQNFAVGNTAFEPRLSGTVNVSPGEELSINLQGQQDIIAADLEPCQNSQCPLPYLPTFIRLRQGEGTPEPIVVAANRQGEVLDIDVRNFPLSILNLSPATNLGITEALTGDVTGEALVNLFTLATTGEVEVIDPSVGYIDGEAITAQFAYLPEENLARLTSAVLEFGNSIYTLQGALNLATQEIEGTLNIPQAYIQDLISAFGWYDLQRVTELFQPPDLAEANALSSLSVGKKDAKVSYLLKLLIIVQQRLQQIAAESNGLAVPLDLEGAYTGNVAISGSLTSPNLTWQIFGNNWLWDTSRDVVFDIPRQPGIINIDELLIEGNYNNGVLALDSLLIQLAQAVVALEGKLRSEQVTADFKIQDLPIDTIGNFIDIPVDLAGRISTTGEVSGTLPTPRIIGDITLENATLSDRSLPKIAGNYVYNNARLELDTTQTPSAQIQASIPFPIKPGNDRVSLTANLDEGGIALIDGFTGGAIEFLGGEADVTLAANGRLDLSQDFFVQDLDATGEIILNNTTLQTAAFTEPLDVTAEIAIEERLIKVQQLAGTFAKSKISATGVLPLLEPRNKINNPLTLVFQESEIDLDQLYEGGVEGEIIITGDAFSPLIGGEIELFDGQAFVPDDESESENTETASTNSNNTNTENAFRPRLQDFTVAIEDLRFQFASVYRFVLGGDLILNGAANNVPEIQAGGTLQLTQANVDFASSEFNLQRDYDNAIVFDPEETILNPLIDIRLQTEVSELANIDLGVVDDNEIPAPIAQVGRNETIDVTLAVEGEAEEIIPRINEAPRNLCRIEPPFEPLFEANIYTQEELNQLSKCVNFNAFAEGSARELINSPAVNLSSNPPRSQGAIISLLGNKFIGLAEQLQDSNEEQLFEFGVTQFLITPIEQEIFNFADETINNLGEKIGLDYLQIYPTLEGTYQLTNDDSVSATYDYFFNEFQVRYQKQF from the coding sequence GTGACACTTTTTAAAAAACCATCAACCATTGCTATTGGTAGTATAATTCTTGCCTTTGGCGTATTAGGATGTATAGGAACGAGATGGGTAGTAACAAAAAAGCTTCCTCCTTTTTTAGAACAGCAATTAAACAAAAGCTTAGAACGTCCTATCGATCTGGGAGATGTAGAAAGTTTTTCGTTGAACAGTATTACTTTTGACAAATCTACTGTTTCTGTCAATGACGAAGATCCAGACTATGCAACTATAGATCGAGTTAAAGTTGCATTTAATCTTCTTCCAGTTCTTTTTCGTGGTGTTCTGCCACTTGAAGTTACTTTAATCGATCCTGATATTTATCTCAAACAAGATAAAAATGGTTCGTGGTTGGAATTACCTTCTGGTTCATCAGAAGGCGGAGGATTACCGATTGATTTCGATATTACCGTTGCGATTGAATCTGGAGAAGTAGCACTACTAACCAACGAAAAACCTAACCCGATTAACTTACAGGTAGACGGTGAAGTTAACTATAATCAAGCTCAACCTCAAGATCTTCGCTACGATTTGGAGACAGAAATTGGCGAGGCTACAGCTAATATAGCTGGAAAAACCTCGATTGAAACGGGTCAGACAAAAACACAAATTTTGGTGCAGGATTTATTTCTATCAAAAGTTATACCTTTACTACCAAATAATTTACCAATTAATCTTCAAAATGGTGAATTAAACGCCAACTTGAATATTAATATTCCTTCTTTTAAAAAGATAAATAATACTCGCATCCAAGGCACTCTCAATCTACAACAGATTAAAGCAAAAACCGAACAGTTAGACAAGCCAATTAAAGCGCGATCGCGTTTACGTTTTCAAGGTGAAAAAGTAAAAATTAACAATACCCAAGCTAGCATCGGCGATATTGTTGCTCGTGTAGATGGTCGCATTCACTGGAAAAAGGGTTATGACGTGGATATAACAGTACCGTCTTTTGCTTTAAAAAAATTACTGAATATTGCACCAGTGCGATCGCCAGTAGATGTGACAGGGGTAATTAAGGCGGATTTAAAGTTATCAGGTGCGATAACTAAGCCTTTACTTCAAGGAACGATCGGTAATACCCAACCCGTTACTATCGCTGAAACTAAACTTAACACAGTAGAAGCAGAATTAGCAGCAAGTTTAGAGAAAATAGTTCTAGAAGACTTGAGTATTATTCCCGCAGCAGGTGGAAAAATTACAGGACAAGGTTTAGTTCAAACCAATGTGGGTGATGCTCAAAAATCGGCAATGCCGTTAGGATTTAAGTTACAGGCACAATTACCAGCCGAAGAATTGCTTCAGCCTTATTTTGCTAATTCCGTGCCGTTTAATGTCGATCGAGTTACTGCGGTGGCTATAGTAGATGGTACTGTCGCTCAACCAGAGGTGTTGGTCAACTGGCAAGCACCTTCTGTTAATACAACCAGTAAAACTGATCTTTCGGGAACGGGAGAAATCTTGTATGACGACTCAATCTTAACGGTTCGCGATACCAATTTAAAAGTAAATTCGGGAGAAATAAATCTTAGCGGTACTGCTAACTTAGCCGAGAATAACTGGCAGGCTGTTTTAGATGCTAACAATGTAACTTTAAATCCTTTTTTGCAGCCACTAGTATCAGAACAATTACAGCTAAATGAACTAGTAGCTCTAGAAACTGGTACAGTCAGATTAAATGGCAAATTTGCACCTCAAGCCTTAAATACTATTGATGGCGTTGCTAATCTCAATCTCGATGTTGGTAGCGGTGATGTTTCTCTCAGAAGTGGGATCGATTCTGGTAATTTAAATATTGCTGCTAATGCTATAAATATTCCTGCGAGTAATTTTCTCACTAATGTCGAGCTTGCAGAACCCATAGATGCACAGTTTGACTTGTCGGCAGATTTAAACTCAATAGCAGCAAATCAAGTTACTGTTAAGACTAATAATGTGGCAGTTCAAGTTGGGGAACAGTCTTTAGAAGCAGAAGGAGAAATAGTTTTAAGTAATCTGGCTAAAAATTTTGATATTGCCAATGTCGATCTCAATCTCCAAGCTAACTCTAATTTAAATACTTTACCTAATGAGTTACTAGATAATATAGCTGCTAATAATCAATTAATAGCAGAAAACTTCGATTTAGCAGGGAATGCTGCTTTTACTGGACGCTTACGAGGACAAAACTTATTAACTCAGTCTCTAAATCCAGGTAATTTAAATTTAACAGGTAACTTACGACTACAAAATTTTGCTGTAGGTAATACTGCATTTGAGCCGAGATTATCGGGAACAGTCAACGTCTCCCCAGGAGAAGAACTATCAATTAATTTACAGGGACAACAAGATATAATTGCTGCGGATTTAGAACCCTGTCAAAACTCACAATGTCCTTTGCCTTATTTACCCACTTTCATTAGATTACGTCAAGGAGAAGGAACACCAGAACCAATTGTCGTCGCTGCCAACCGTCAAGGAGAGGTTTTAGATATAGATGTTCGGAATTTTCCTTTATCTATACTTAATTTAAGTCCTGCAACTAATTTAGGAATTACCGAAGCATTAACAGGGGACGTAACAGGGGAAGCTTTAGTTAATTTATTTACCTTGGCAACTACGGGAGAAGTGGAAGTAATCGACCCCAGTGTCGGTTATATCGACGGAGAGGCTATAACAGCACAGTTTGCTTACCTTCCTGAAGAAAACTTAGCTAGATTGACTTCTGCGGTTTTAGAATTCGGTAATAGCATTTATACTTTGCAGGGTGCATTAAATTTAGCAACTCAAGAAATAGAAGGAACGCTAAATATTCCCCAGGCATATATTCAAGATCTCATTTCGGCTTTTGGTTGGTACGATTTACAAAGAGTAACCGAACTCTTTCAACCTCCAGATTTAGCAGAGGCTAACGCTTTATCAAGCTTGTCTGTAGGCAAAAAAGATGCCAAAGTCAGCTATTTACTAAAACTATTAATCATCGTCCAACAACGATTACAACAAATAGCTGCCGAATCCAATGGATTGGCAGTACCGTTAGATCTTGAAGGTGCGTATACAGGAAATGTAGCGATCTCAGGTAGCTTAACTTCTCCTAATCTAACTTGGCAAATATTTGGTAATAATTGGCTTTGGGATACTAGTAGGGATGTTGTCTTTGATATTCCCAGACAACCAGGAATAATTAACATTGATGAGCTATTAATTGAAGGGAATTATAACAATGGTGTATTGGCTCTCGATTCTTTGTTAATTCAGTTAGCCCAAGCTGTTGTGGCATTAGAAGGTAAACTCAGATCAGAACAAGTTACGGCTGATTTTAAGATTCAAGATCTACCGATAGATACAATTGGTAATTTTATCGATATTCCCGTAGATTTAGCTGGCAGAATCAGCACTACAGGCGAAGTTTCAGGAACACTACCAACTCCTAGAATTATCGGAGATATTACTCTAGAAAATGCTACCTTGAGCGATCGCTCTTTACCCAAAATAGCTGGAAACTACGTTTATAATAATGCTCGACTAGAATTAGACACCACACAAACCCCCTCGGCACAAATACAGGCAAGTATTCCCTTTCCGATTAAACCAGGAAACGATCGAGTGAGTTTAACAGCAAATTTAGATGAGGGTGGAATTGCTTTAATTGATGGTTTTACAGGAGGCGCGATCGAGTTTTTGGGTGGTGAAGCAGATGTAACTCTAGCTGCCAATGGACGTTTGGATTTAAGCCAAGATTTTTTCGTACAAGATCTTGATGCTACGGGAGAAATTATCTTAAATAATACTACTCTGCAAACTGCTGCCTTCACCGAACCTCTAGACGTTACCGCCGAAATTGCTATAGAGGAAAGACTAATCAAAGTTCAACAGTTAGCAGGTACTTTTGCCAAGAGTAAAATATCTGCAACAGGGGTTTTACCTTTATTAGAGCCAAGAAACAAGATTAATAATCCCCTAACTCTAGTATTCCAAGAAAGTGAAATCGATCTAGACCAATTATATGAAGGTGGTGTTGAAGGTGAAATAATCATTACAGGAGATGCTTTTAGTCCTTTAATTGGTGGAGAAATAGAACTATTCGACGGTCAGGCATTTGTACCTGATGATGAGTCAGAATCAGAGAACACAGAAACAGCCTCGACTAACAGCAATAATACTAATACTGAAAATGCTTTTCGGCCTCGACTACAAGATTTTACTGTAGCTATAGAAGATCTCCGATTCCAGTTTGCATCGGTATATAGGTTTGTCCTCGGTGGGGATCTAATTTTAAATGGTGCAGCCAATAATGTACCAGAAATACAAGCAGGCGGAACACTACAACTAACACAAGCCAATGTCGATTTTGCCAGCAGCGAATTCAATCTCCAACGAGATTATGACAATGCGATCGTTTTCGATCCAGAAGAAACTATTCTTAATCCTTTGATCGATATCAGGTTGCAAACTGAAGTATCCGAACTTGCCAATATCGATCTTGGCGTAGTCGATGACAATGAAATTCCCGCTCCAATTGCTCAAGTTGGAAGAAACGAAACCATTGACGTTACTCTAGCTGTAGAAGGGGAAGCAGAGGAAATAATCCCTCGTATTAACGAAGCTCCTAGAAATCTCTGTCGGATTGAACCACCCTTTGAACCTCTATTTGAAGCTAATATTTACACTCAAGAGGAGCTAAACCAGCTATCAAAATGTGTTAATTTCAATGCTTTTGCAGAAGGCTCGGCAAGAGAGTTGATCAATTCTCCCGCCGTTAATTTAAGTAGCAATCCTCCTCGTAGTCAAGGTGCAATTATTTCTCTACTAGGCAATAAATTTATCGGTTTAGCTGAACAATTACAAGATAGTAACGAAGAACAATTATTTGAATTTGGCGTAACTCAATTTCTCATTACACCCATAGAGCAAGAAATCTTTAATTTTGCCGATGAAACGATTAATAACTTGGGCGAAAAAATAGGCTTAGATTATCTGCAAATTTATCCTACACTCGAAGGGACTTACCAGTTAACTAATGATGATTCTGTTAGTGCTACCTACGATTACTTTTTTAATGAATTTCAAGTTAGATATCAAAAACAATTTTAA
- a CDS encoding trypsin-like peptidase domain-containing protein: protein MTQSNIWKKTTTSISLVLLGGGIALGGNYLMNSPQSFAQSSDNDVVTTNEGATNEATETAVAIPQNYVSDVVNQVGSSVVRIDASRKVATNVPAMFNDPFFRQFFGSQMPNIPNEQIQRGMGSGFVISSDGLILTNAHVIQGSDKVEVTLKDGRTFAGKVMGTDPLTDVGVIKIAAKNLPAVTFADSETLQPGAYAIAIGNPLGLDNTVTTGIVSATGRSSSQVGIADKRVSFIQTDAAINPGNSGGPLLNAKGEVIGINTAIIQNAQGIGFAIPINTARDIAEELIAKGKVDHPYLGIQMATITPELQKQLQASNEQLQLTAEKGVVIVDVVPNSPADRAGLKSGDVIQEVNGEAVSQVDEIQQAVQETQVGNQLPLQLQRNGQEVNLKVEVGVLPTPQQTMK, encoded by the coding sequence ATGACACAATCTAATATTTGGAAAAAAACAACTACTTCTATTTCTTTAGTTCTGCTTGGTGGCGGTATCGCTCTTGGTGGCAACTATCTCATGAATAGTCCTCAAAGCTTTGCTCAAAGCTCAGATAATGACGTTGTTACTACTAATGAAGGAGCAACAAATGAAGCTACCGAAACAGCAGTAGCTATTCCCCAAAATTATGTTAGCGATGTAGTTAACCAGGTAGGTAGTTCGGTAGTGCGGATCGATGCATCTCGTAAAGTTGCTACTAACGTCCCTGCGATGTTTAACGATCCCTTTTTTCGTCAATTCTTCGGTTCTCAGATGCCCAATATTCCCAACGAACAAATTCAGAGAGGGATGGGATCGGGTTTTGTAATTAGTTCCGATGGTTTGATTTTAACCAATGCCCATGTTATTCAAGGTAGCGACAAAGTTGAAGTAACCCTTAAAGACGGACGTACCTTTGCAGGAAAAGTAATGGGAACAGATCCTTTAACTGATGTAGGAGTCATCAAAATTGCAGCGAAAAACTTACCAGCAGTTACTTTTGCCGATTCTGAGACACTACAGCCAGGAGCATATGCGATCGCCATTGGTAATCCTTTAGGTTTAGATAATACTGTAACTACAGGTATTGTCAGTGCTACTGGCAGAAGTAGTTCTCAAGTTGGCATCGCTGACAAGCGAGTTAGCTTTATTCAAACCGATGCAGCCATCAATCCTGGTAACTCTGGAGGGCCTTTACTAAACGCTAAAGGGGAAGTAATTGGCATAAATACCGCCATCATTCAAAATGCTCAAGGTATTGGCTTTGCTATTCCCATCAATACAGCCAGAGATATTGCTGAAGAGTTGATCGCTAAAGGTAAAGTCGATCATCCCTATTTGGGTATTCAAATGGCAACCATTACACCCGAACTTCAAAAACAACTCCAAGCTAGCAATGAACAATTGCAGTTGACCGCAGAAAAAGGTGTAGTCATTGTCGATGTAGTTCCTAATTCTCCTGCGGATCGGGCTGGGTTAAAATCTGGCGATGTGATTCAAGAAGTTAATGGCGAAGCGGTATCTCAAGTGGATGAAATTCAACAGGCAGTACAAGAAACTCAAGTAGGCAATCAACTACCTCTTCAACTACAACGAAATGGTCAAGAAGTAAATCTCAAGGTTGAAGTCGGAGTTTTACCTACACCTCAACAAACTATGAAATAA
- a CDS encoding DUF2382 domain-containing protein has translation MVLYKLEEFDENYQDAFGGDDIKKYDVYSTIDNEKVGTVKNILVEETGRFRYFVVNTGFWIFGKEVLLPVGRSLIDSNNRCIYAVEFTKEQARELPEFSENLKIDRDYEERVTGVYSPTMGTATQLGTATASIPYVVPETTATPTEPSNIYNYQQQPDLFEMSDRDHQNLKLYEERLVANKQRRKTGEVEIGKRVDTETQKVSVPIEKERVVIERTTPEDAGKPVSPGEADFQSEEVARMDVYEEQPDIRKEAVLREEVNVRKEVERDTVNAEEQIRREELDIDSEGRPIVDKNR, from the coding sequence ATGGTTCTGTATAAACTTGAAGAATTTGATGAAAATTACCAAGATGCTTTTGGTGGCGACGACATTAAGAAGTATGATGTCTATTCGACGATAGATAATGAAAAAGTTGGCACCGTCAAAAATATTTTGGTTGAAGAAACGGGTCGTTTTCGGTATTTTGTCGTCAATACAGGTTTTTGGATTTTTGGCAAGGAAGTATTATTACCTGTCGGTCGTTCTTTGATTGACTCTAATAATCGCTGTATCTATGCAGTAGAATTCACCAAAGAACAAGCGCGAGAATTACCAGAATTTAGCGAAAATCTGAAAATCGATCGCGACTATGAAGAACGGGTAACGGGAGTTTATAGTCCAACGATGGGAACAGCGACTCAGTTAGGCACTGCTACAGCTTCCATTCCTTATGTAGTACCTGAAACCACAGCTACCCCAACTGAACCCAGCAACATCTACAATTATCAACAACAGCCAGATCTCTTTGAGATGAGCGATCGCGACCATCAAAATCTCAAACTATACGAAGAAAGATTAGTTGCCAACAAACAACGCCGTAAAACTGGAGAAGTAGAAATTGGTAAACGTGTGGACACCGAAACGCAAAAGGTTTCCGTTCCAATTGAAAAAGAACGAGTCGTAATCGAAAGAACTACTCCAGAAGATGCTGGTAAGCCAGTATCCCCTGGGGAAGCTGACTTTCAATCCGAAGAAGTCGCCCGCATGGATGTTTATGAAGAGCAACCAGATATTCGTAAAGAAGCCGTTTTACGAGAAGAAGTTAATGTCAGAAAGGAAGTAGAGCGCGATACTGTTAATGCCGAAGAACAGATTCGTCGAGAAGAACTGGATATAGACAGCGAAGGTCGTCCAATTGTGGATAAAAATCGCTGA
- a CDS encoding AI-2E family transporter, with the protein MRFGQWLGLIALIISLYILWQIRQVVLLLFAAVVLATVLNRVVRRLQRSRVKRGIAIAITIIMVLAFVVGFFALIVPRIVEQLQQLIDILPQVSGRLRTWLDSLQSIVPSSMLEQLEQFRGLENLTQQIQAWISQLLGNFFVFLNNSLSAVLSILLFLVLTIMLLANPSQYRRIFILAFPFFYRRRIDEILDECETALVGWIKGTLIAMVAIALVSFIGLSILRVPLPFVNAALAGLLEFIPNVGPTLSVIPPVLLALLDAPWKAGATILLYIAIQQFESLVLVPLIMKQEVNLLPVFTILAVVIFANLFGFLGLLLAIPLLIVLQIWIKEVLVKDILNKWYLDRTNNSG; encoded by the coding sequence GTGCGTTTTGGGCAATGGCTCGGTTTAATCGCCCTAATTATTTCTCTTTACATTCTGTGGCAGATTCGGCAAGTCGTTCTTTTGCTGTTTGCTGCTGTAGTTTTGGCAACCGTCTTAAACCGAGTCGTGCGACGATTACAGCGATCGCGGGTTAAGCGAGGAATCGCCATTGCCATTACCATTATTATGGTACTGGCATTTGTTGTGGGCTTTTTTGCGCTCATCGTACCGCGTATTGTCGAACAGTTACAACAATTGATTGATATCTTGCCACAAGTATCAGGGCGACTGCGTACTTGGTTAGATAGTCTACAATCTATAGTTCCCAGCTCGATGTTAGAACAACTCGAACAATTTCGGGGTTTAGAAAATCTGACCCAACAGATTCAAGCCTGGATTTCGCAACTACTCGGCAACTTTTTTGTCTTCCTCAATAACTCTCTGAGTGCTGTCTTGAGCATATTACTATTTTTGGTTTTAACTATTATGCTCTTGGCAAATCCTTCTCAATATCGACGTATCTTTATTCTGGCTTTTCCTTTTTTTTATCGGCGACGTATCGATGAAATTCTCGATGAGTGTGAAACTGCTTTGGTGGGCTGGATTAAAGGCACTCTCATTGCCATGGTCGCGATCGCCTTAGTGTCTTTTATTGGACTGTCAATTTTGAGAGTTCCTCTGCCTTTTGTCAACGCAGCTTTAGCAGGTTTACTAGAGTTTATTCCCAATGTTGGGCCAACCCTAAGCGTTATACCACCAGTACTGCTTGCCTTGCTCGATGCGCCTTGGAAAGCTGGGGCAACGATATTGCTTTATATTGCAATTCAACAGTTTGAAAGCCTAGTTTTGGTTCCTTTGATTATGAAACAAGAAGTAAATCTCTTGCCAGTATTTACTATTTTGGCAGTAGTAATTTTTGCGAATTTGTTCGGGTTCTTAGGTTTGTTGCTCGCTATACCTCTGTTGATTGTGTTGCAGATATGGATAAAAGAAGTTTTAGTTAAAGATATTCTTAACAAATGGTATCTCGATCGAACAAATAATTCAGGCTAA
- a CDS encoding DUF3616 domain-containing protein: protein MSKSSCFLLSRVLLNLEARASDIVSDLSAAAFSSDGNLWLGSDETIGVERLSPLDSHSYGKHQRFLLKDYIELFNTEDEIDIEGMDFSEGYLWLTGSHSTKRKKVKGKDLEKDLERLATVKTELNRFILARIPVHNGELVKSCSSVEKETLTAACLQIIDERNVLFELLKEDRHLKPFITAGIPSKENGLDIEGLAVQGNRLFLGLRGPVLRGWAIILELEIESTETGVLSLKEITKQGAKYKKHFLLLNGLGIRELCIRDKNLIILAGPTMDLEGQMQVFCWQNALEKSDNLIHSQDDDDLIALFNLPLIVGWDHAEGLALYSYLEEKDSLMVFYDSPDQSRIRKEKQVFVDVFQL, encoded by the coding sequence ATGTCTAAGTCCTCATGCTTTTTACTCAGCCGGGTCTTACTCAACTTGGAAGCCAGGGCTAGCGATATAGTTAGCGACCTTTCCGCTGCCGCTTTTTCCTCTGATGGAAATTTGTGGCTTGGTTCTGATGAAACAATCGGTGTAGAACGCCTTTCTCCGCTCGATAGTCATAGTTATGGTAAACATCAACGTTTTTTATTAAAAGACTATATAGAGTTATTTAATACAGAAGATGAAATTGATATTGAAGGAATGGATTTCTCAGAAGGTTACTTGTGGTTGACGGGTTCTCACAGTACCAAACGCAAAAAAGTTAAAGGAAAAGATCTCGAAAAGGATTTGGAAAGGCTGGCAACAGTGAAAACAGAGCTTAATCGATTTATCTTAGCTAGAATTCCAGTACACAACGGGGAATTAGTTAAATCTTGTTCGTCAGTTGAGAAAGAAACATTAACCGCGGCTTGTTTGCAAATCATTGACGAGCGGAATGTATTATTTGAGCTTCTTAAAGAAGATAGACATCTCAAACCATTTATCACAGCAGGCATTCCTTCTAAAGAGAATGGTTTGGATATCGAAGGTTTAGCCGTACAAGGAAATCGTTTGTTTTTGGGTTTGCGCGGTCCGGTTCTGCGAGGCTGGGCGATTATTTTAGAGTTAGAAATAGAATCAACCGAAACTGGAGTTTTGTCTCTCAAAGAAATTACTAAGCAGGGAGCAAAATACAAAAAGCATTTTCTCTTGCTCAATGGTTTAGGAATTAGAGAGTTGTGTATTCGAGACAAAAATTTAATTATTCTGGCAGGGCCAACTATGGATTTAGAAGGACAAATGCAAGTCTTCTGCTGGCAAAATGCGTTAGAAAAATCAGACAATCTCATTCACTCACAAGATGATGATGACCTTATTGCCTTATTCAACTTACCGTTGATCGTTGGTTGGGATCATGCGGAAGGATTGGCTTTATATTCTTATTTGGAGGAAAAAGATAGTTTGATGGTTTTTTACGACTCTCCAGACCAAAGTAGAATTAGAAAAGAAAAACAAGTATTTGTCGATGTTTTCCAACTTTAA
- a CDS encoding WGxxGxxG-CTERM domain-containing protein encodes MTITPLALPVSAQGTQPNEPTVVYENQDDDFDWGWLGLFGLLGLAGLAKKNRQEPTPYRDPNI; translated from the coding sequence ATGACAATAACACCACTAGCTTTGCCTGTTTCTGCTCAAGGTACTCAACCCAATGAACCAACAGTAGTTTATGAAAATCAAGATGACGATTTTGATTGGGGTTGGTTAGGATTATTCGGTTTATTAGGTCTAGCTGGGTTGGCTAAGAAGAATCGTCAAGAACCCACCCCTTATAGAGATCCAAACATCTAA